A single region of the Triticum dicoccoides isolate Atlit2015 ecotype Zavitan chromosome 2B, WEW_v2.0, whole genome shotgun sequence genome encodes:
- the LOC119362813 gene encoding phosphoserine phosphatase, chloroplastic-like isoform X2 translates to MHSMASPISVRTSPRHPLSVPQSSLVRAAHASHLAIRVADPLFPCAKLSKARAVVAAALEVSKAPSSSGLANRQPSKEVLETWRNANAVCFDVDSTVCLDEGIDELADFCGAGQAVAEWTTKAMTGTVPFEEALVAWISLIKPSLSQVEDCLEKRPPRISPGIADLIKTLKANNTEVFLVSGGFRQMIKPVAFDLGIPTENIIANQLLFGSSGEYAGFDPTEPTSRSGGKAVAVQQIRQDHGYNTLVMIGDGATDLEARQPGGADLFICYAGVQMREAVAAKADWTVFEFQELISELS, encoded by the exons ATGCATAGTATGGCCAGTCCGATCAGTGTACGCACCAGTCCGAGACATCCTCTGTCCGTCCCTCAGTCATCTTTAGTTCGAGCCGCACATGCTTCACATTTAGCGATAAGAGTTGCAGATCCATTATTCCCTTGCGCTAAACTCTCGAAAGCACGTGCTGTAGTGGCAGCAGCATTGGAGGTATCCAAGGCCCCTTCTTCTTCTGGTTTGGCAAACCGCCAGCCATCGAAGG AGGTTCTTGAGACATGGCGCAATGCCAATGCGGTGTGCTTCGATGTGGATAGCACTGTATGCTTGGATGAGGGTATTGACGAGCTTGCTGATTTCTGTGGGGCTGGGCAGGCAGTTGCTGAGTGGACGACAAA GGCGATGACAGGGACCGTTCCATTTGAAGAGGCTCTTGTGGCCTGGATCTCTTTAATCAAGCCATCTCTATCCCAAGTTGAGGACTGTTTGGAGAAGAGGCCACCCAG GATTTCTCCTGGAATCGCTGATTTGATTAAGACATTAAAAGCTAATAATACTGAAGTATTCCTTGTGTCAGGAGGTTTCCGGCAAATGATCAAG CCTGTGGCATTTGATCTTGGCATTCCTACTGAAAACATCATAGCAAACCAACTGCTATTTGGATCATCTGGAGAGTATGCTGGATTTGATCCCACAGAGCCCACTTCCCGAAGTGGGGGTAAAGCAGTAGCAGTGCAACAAATAAGACAG GATCATGGTTACAATACACTGGTTATGATTGGAGATGGTGCCACTGATCTTGAG GCTCGTCAACCTGGTGGAGCAGACTTGTTCATCTGTTACGCCGGCGTCCAGATGAGAGAAGCAGTTGCAGCCAAAGCTGACTGGACCGTCTTTGAATTTCAAGAGCTAATTTCTGAATTGTCATAA
- the LOC119362813 gene encoding phosphoserine phosphatase, chloroplastic-like isoform X1 produces the protein MGATSEWHANPPSEQGRAGRRAVVTLLCPARSPSDVMLPAARSERAQREEGGCRARRTVEDGGGGRGGSQQSVIGEDVAGMHSMASPISVRTSPRHPLSVPQSSLVRAAHASHLAIRVADPLFPCAKLSKARAVVAAALEVSKAPSSSGLANRQPSKEVLETWRNANAVCFDVDSTVCLDEGIDELADFCGAGQAVAEWTTKAMTGTVPFEEALVAWISLIKPSLSQVEDCLEKRPPRISPGIADLIKTLKANNTEVFLVSGGFRQMIKPVAFDLGIPTENIIANQLLFGSSGEYAGFDPTEPTSRSGGKAVAVQQIRQDHGYNTLVMIGDGATDLEARQPGGADLFICYAGVQMREAVAAKADWTVFEFQELISELS, from the exons ATGGGCGCGACTAGTGAGTGGCACGCGAACCCACCCTCCGAGCAGGGCAGGGCGGGCCGCCGTGCGGTGGTAACCCTGCTCTGCCCCGCACGGTCGCCGTCTGATGTGATGCTCCCCGCGGCTCGCAGTGAGCGGGCGCAGCGTGAGGAGGGTGGGTGCAGGGCTCGGCGCACGGTAGAGGACGGGGGCGGCGGCCGCGGTGGCAGTCAGCAATCTGTTATCGGTGAAGATGTT GCAGGCATGCATAGTATGGCCAGTCCGATCAGTGTACGCACCAGTCCGAGACATCCTCTGTCCGTCCCTCAGTCATCTTTAGTTCGAGCCGCACATGCTTCACATTTAGCGATAAGAGTTGCAGATCCATTATTCCCTTGCGCTAAACTCTCGAAAGCACGTGCTGTAGTGGCAGCAGCATTGGAGGTATCCAAGGCCCCTTCTTCTTCTGGTTTGGCAAACCGCCAGCCATCGAAGG AGGTTCTTGAGACATGGCGCAATGCCAATGCGGTGTGCTTCGATGTGGATAGCACTGTATGCTTGGATGAGGGTATTGACGAGCTTGCTGATTTCTGTGGGGCTGGGCAGGCAGTTGCTGAGTGGACGACAAA GGCGATGACAGGGACCGTTCCATTTGAAGAGGCTCTTGTGGCCTGGATCTCTTTAATCAAGCCATCTCTATCCCAAGTTGAGGACTGTTTGGAGAAGAGGCCACCCAG GATTTCTCCTGGAATCGCTGATTTGATTAAGACATTAAAAGCTAATAATACTGAAGTATTCCTTGTGTCAGGAGGTTTCCGGCAAATGATCAAG CCTGTGGCATTTGATCTTGGCATTCCTACTGAAAACATCATAGCAAACCAACTGCTATTTGGATCATCTGGAGAGTATGCTGGATTTGATCCCACAGAGCCCACTTCCCGAAGTGGGGGTAAAGCAGTAGCAGTGCAACAAATAAGACAG GATCATGGTTACAATACACTGGTTATGATTGGAGATGGTGCCACTGATCTTGAG GCTCGTCAACCTGGTGGAGCAGACTTGTTCATCTGTTACGCCGGCGTCCAGATGAGAGAAGCAGTTGCAGCCAAAGCTGACTGGACCGTCTTTGAATTTCAAGAGCTAATTTCTGAATTGTCATAA